The proteins below are encoded in one region of Buttiauxella gaviniae:
- a CDS encoding glycoside hydrolase family 38 C-terminal domain-containing protein, which produces MKTVHLIQHTHWDREWYFTENDSKAVLYYFMEDLLQRLEDDPTLGPFVLDGQTVVIEDYLSVAPHQENRLRKLIAQGRITIGPWYTQSDFLVVGAESITRNLLLGHADCQRFGDAMPIGYVPDSFGQSAQLPMFLQQFAIDHAVIWRGWSEHNVPHSEFSWQSADGSKVTTAVLPWGYGCAKWLPDDPQHAQKTLEPILAKQTRFSLTDQVLLPNGNDQSPFEYRVPAMLDQLNQQQDQYHFVRSSFSQFFQALENSNVALPEYQGELISPKYMRIHRGIFSTRVDIKQLNARLEQTLSQHLEPLLALNWRLGLPYPQYAVDSIWREAMKSHAHDSIGGCNSDRVNAMVKNRLESGLEMAHQLIDLNMKMLAEGISARQDGKKIIIFNARPQASTGLVELTIFTPEQDFRVIDGEGNECRWQIVEEGRQDMSIIVQELSNSTETTWYRKCKLLLEVRDIPACGYQTLYLQEGVSAGFNSETELAVKLENEWLRLETDERGVLTLTDKRNQQIYHNILQLVDGGDAGDNYNYSPPFDDWLVSNEGFLVSVSGTQGSLQSSLTLNWKMAVPQDLAARNERRADAQLDVSMTITLAHSNAWLDVNISVNNTVRDHRLQVLLPTNVQQHIHFADQPFGLIERHNQPPEMALWQDEQWTEAPVALYPMQSQVMMFDTQRGLCAVTEGLREYQINENSQDTLAVTLLRSVGWLGQANMPYRPGRASGMVLPSPDSQIQGMHHFKLSVLPMNNGADKSFWRDVERARGHLHAWLATGWSRFRTNPHGRVFPPHYSVLSWDSELHFSVLKKAQHSDALVVRGWNPTAQPLPYGTVKANGKITPVTLAETALQTHHEAVPTCAPATFAITF; this is translated from the coding sequence ATGAAAACGGTTCATCTGATACAACATACTCATTGGGATCGTGAATGGTATTTTACCGAGAATGATTCTAAAGCAGTGCTTTATTATTTTATGGAAGATTTATTGCAGCGTCTGGAAGATGACCCCACTCTTGGGCCATTTGTTCTTGATGGGCAAACGGTGGTCATTGAAGATTATTTAAGTGTGGCCCCGCATCAGGAAAATCGGCTACGAAAATTAATTGCACAAGGGCGAATCACGATTGGCCCGTGGTACACACAAAGCGATTTTCTGGTGGTCGGCGCGGAGTCGATTACGCGTAATTTGCTGCTGGGCCACGCGGATTGCCAGCGTTTTGGTGACGCAATGCCGATTGGTTATGTCCCTGATTCCTTTGGTCAAAGCGCCCAGCTTCCGATGTTTCTGCAACAGTTTGCTATCGACCATGCCGTTATCTGGCGCGGCTGGAGTGAGCACAACGTCCCGCACAGCGAGTTTAGCTGGCAGAGCGCTGACGGTAGCAAAGTGACCACCGCCGTGCTGCCGTGGGGGTATGGCTGCGCGAAATGGCTGCCGGATGATCCTCAACACGCCCAAAAAACGCTGGAACCGATTCTGGCGAAACAGACGCGATTTTCACTGACCGACCAGGTTTTGCTGCCCAACGGCAACGACCAGTCGCCGTTTGAATATCGGGTTCCGGCCATGCTCGACCAGCTAAATCAGCAACAAGATCAGTATCACTTTGTGCGCAGCAGTTTCAGCCAGTTTTTCCAGGCGCTGGAAAACAGCAACGTGGCGCTGCCGGAATATCAGGGTGAGCTGATTAGCCCGAAATACATGCGTATCCATCGCGGGATTTTCTCAACGCGCGTTGATATTAAGCAACTGAATGCCCGTCTCGAACAGACATTAAGCCAACACCTGGAACCATTGCTGGCGCTGAACTGGCGTCTTGGCTTGCCGTATCCGCAGTATGCGGTTGATAGCATCTGGCGCGAAGCGATGAAATCCCACGCCCATGACAGTATCGGCGGGTGCAACTCCGACCGCGTGAATGCGATGGTCAAAAACCGCCTCGAATCAGGCCTGGAAATGGCGCACCAGCTTATCGACCTGAACATGAAAATGCTGGCGGAAGGCATTTCAGCCCGACAGGACGGCAAGAAAATCATTATTTTTAATGCCCGCCCGCAGGCCAGTACCGGCCTGGTCGAGCTGACGATTTTTACCCCGGAGCAAGATTTCCGCGTCATCGACGGCGAGGGCAACGAATGCCGCTGGCAGATCGTCGAGGAAGGTCGCCAGGACATGTCGATCATCGTCCAGGAGCTTTCAAACAGCACCGAAACTACCTGGTATCGCAAATGTAAATTACTGCTGGAAGTACGTGATATTCCGGCGTGCGGCTATCAAACGTTATATCTGCAAGAGGGCGTCAGCGCGGGCTTTAATTCTGAGACGGAACTCGCCGTGAAACTGGAAAACGAATGGCTGCGCCTGGAAACGGATGAACGGGGCGTTCTGACGTTAACCGACAAACGCAATCAGCAGATTTATCACAACATCTTGCAACTGGTGGACGGCGGAGATGCGGGTGATAACTACAACTATTCGCCGCCGTTTGATGACTGGCTGGTCAGTAATGAGGGCTTTCTGGTGTCGGTCAGCGGGACACAGGGCTCGTTGCAAAGCAGCCTGACGCTGAACTGGAAGATGGCTGTTCCGCAGGATTTAGCGGCACGCAACGAGCGCCGCGCCGATGCCCAACTTGATGTTTCCATGACCATCACGCTTGCGCACAGCAACGCCTGGCTTGATGTAAACATCAGCGTCAATAACACGGTTCGCGATCACCGTTTGCAGGTTCTGCTGCCGACGAATGTTCAACAACATATTCACTTTGCCGACCAGCCGTTTGGCCTGATTGAGCGTCACAACCAGCCGCCGGAAATGGCCCTCTGGCAGGACGAACAATGGACGGAAGCGCCGGTTGCGCTCTATCCGATGCAAAGCCAGGTGATGATGTTTGATACGCAACGCGGGCTGTGCGCGGTGACCGAAGGGCTGCGCGAATACCAAATAAATGAAAACAGCCAGGACACCCTCGCGGTGACGTTACTGCGTAGCGTCGGCTGGCTCGGCCAGGCAAACATGCCTTACCGCCCAGGGCGTGCATCCGGCATGGTTCTGCCATCGCCGGATTCGCAAATTCAGGGGATGCACCATTTCAAACTCAGCGTGCTGCCGATGAATAACGGCGCGGATAAATCCTTCTGGCGTGACGTCGAACGCGCTCGCGGGCACCTGCATGCCTGGCTTGCTACCGGCTGGTCGCGCTTTCGCACCAATCCTCATGGTCGCGTTTTCCCGCCGCATTACAGCGTTTTAAGCTGGGACAGCGAGCTTCACTTCAGCGTGCTGAAAAAAGCCCAACACAGCGACGCCCTGGTCGTGCGTGGCTGGAACCCAACGGCACAGCCTTTGCCGTACGGAACCGTCAAGGCGAACGGGAAAATCACGCCGGTGACGCTTGCTGAAACTGCGTTGCAAACTCATCACGAAGCGGTGCCAACGTGTGCGCCAGCGACGTTTGCTATCACTTTTTAA
- the ptsP gene encoding phosphoenolpyruvate--protein phosphotransferase, which produces MLTLDFICTLPNGIHARPASEIEQRTQVFTSSVTLINISKKTQADAKSVLGMIGADITHGDKCQFLIEGDDRQAAYEYLLAFMRDEFEECDEPLPQTPDNHAQPLPVFIEHAEAKYLRGNGVSKGIGRGVPVHIDSVDLYELSRQEPAAEAARQRQQLSDAWALTQKTLAEGDAGAAQVLAAQLKLLSDPAFKTCLLSHPTARNALQAIALTAQQLSQPLLNSSSQYLRERVIDIRDLCQAIAANLLGRPLETQLTLTQDSIVICSGTLTPGQFLRLRNAHLKGIVMGDGGETSHTVILARSFGIPLLCGVTQSEGLTREASMLLLDSRYGLLVANPDTTMESWYRLETEKQRAIAARSAPLRGQQVATRDGTRVSVLANIALAVEAQGAFAQGADGFGLFRTEMLFCERREAPGEEEQYQAYSEVLRSAAGKKITIRTLDIGGDKPCEFLDLPKEENPFLGYRAVRMYPQFQEIFTTQARALLRASVVGPINIMVPMVATLQEIQWLHGQFHHIAQTLQQEGIAVGEWHLGIMVEVPSTLYLLEKAANYLDFVSIGSNDLAQYFLACDRGNPYVRHLYNYRNPTFLALMRDITHRAQAAGLKISLCGEMAADKQMLPLLVGMGLTQLSMAAGMITACKDALTTLNTAHCQALLESAIACESGEQVLELVEQFLRAQSQKPVLAPELLLLDKTVSSKEEAIKLLTDNLEVQQRVVSGPLAERAIWEREAVFSTALGFSVAIPHCKSPHVLHSSISLLRLNTPLAWGEDVEVQLVIMLTVNEQEQDSHMKIFSRLARKLMHSDFREQLLTLSDASAIAALLSTELAL; this is translated from the coding sequence ATGTTAACACTCGACTTTATCTGTACCTTGCCCAACGGCATTCATGCGCGTCCGGCAAGTGAAATTGAACAGCGCACGCAGGTTTTCACTTCTTCTGTCACGCTGATCAATATCAGCAAGAAAACGCAGGCCGATGCTAAAAGCGTGCTGGGAATGATCGGCGCGGATATTACCCATGGCGATAAGTGCCAGTTCCTGATTGAAGGTGACGATCGGCAGGCGGCGTATGAATATCTCCTGGCGTTTATGCGCGATGAATTTGAAGAGTGCGATGAGCCGCTGCCACAAACGCCGGACAATCACGCGCAACCGCTGCCGGTATTTATTGAACATGCAGAGGCAAAATATCTGCGCGGCAACGGCGTCAGTAAGGGGATCGGGCGTGGCGTTCCGGTTCATATCGATTCCGTCGATCTTTATGAGTTATCGCGCCAGGAACCTGCGGCTGAGGCTGCCCGCCAGCGGCAGCAATTAAGTGACGCCTGGGCTTTAACCCAAAAAACACTGGCGGAAGGGGATGCGGGGGCCGCGCAAGTGCTGGCGGCACAGCTTAAATTATTGAGCGATCCGGCCTTTAAAACGTGTTTGCTCTCACACCCGACTGCACGAAATGCGTTGCAGGCCATTGCGCTGACGGCGCAGCAACTCAGCCAGCCATTACTTAACAGCAGCAGCCAGTATCTGCGTGAGCGGGTGATCGACATCCGCGATCTTTGCCAGGCAATTGCAGCAAACTTACTGGGCAGGCCGCTTGAGACACAACTGACGCTCACCCAGGACAGCATCGTTATCTGTAGCGGTACGCTCACGCCCGGCCAGTTTTTGCGCCTGCGTAACGCACATTTGAAAGGCATCGTGATGGGCGACGGCGGGGAAACCTCACACACCGTGATTCTTGCACGATCATTTGGCATTCCGTTGCTGTGTGGCGTGACGCAAAGTGAGGGGCTGACCCGCGAGGCCAGCATGTTGCTGCTCGACAGTCGCTACGGTTTGCTGGTGGCAAATCCCGATACCACCATGGAAAGCTGGTATCGGCTGGAAACCGAAAAGCAGCGGGCAATTGCTGCCCGCAGTGCCCCGCTGCGCGGGCAACAGGTTGCAACAAGGGATGGCACCAGGGTTAGCGTACTGGCGAATATCGCGCTTGCGGTGGAAGCGCAGGGCGCATTTGCCCAGGGCGCTGATGGTTTCGGGTTGTTCCGCACCGAAATGCTGTTTTGCGAACGCAGAGAGGCACCGGGCGAAGAGGAACAATATCAGGCGTATAGCGAGGTGTTAAGAAGCGCCGCGGGTAAAAAAATCACTATCCGCACGCTGGATATTGGCGGCGATAAGCCCTGCGAGTTTCTTGATTTACCGAAAGAGGAAAACCCGTTCCTTGGTTATCGGGCAGTGCGTATGTACCCGCAATTCCAGGAGATTTTCACCACTCAGGCGCGTGCTTTGCTGCGGGCAAGCGTTGTGGGGCCGATAAATATTATGGTGCCGATGGTGGCAACGCTTCAGGAAATTCAGTGGCTGCACGGCCAGTTCCATCACATCGCACAAACTCTGCAACAAGAAGGTATCGCCGTGGGTGAATGGCATTTGGGCATTATGGTCGAAGTGCCTTCGACGCTTTATCTTCTGGAAAAAGCGGCAAACTATCTCGATTTTGTTTCGATCGGCAGTAATGACCTGGCGCAGTACTTCCTGGCGTGCGATCGCGGTAACCCTTACGTGCGTCATCTTTACAACTACCGTAATCCGACGTTTTTAGCGCTGATGCGTGATATTACCCATCGTGCGCAGGCGGCAGGGCTCAAGATCAGCCTGTGTGGAGAAATGGCCGCTGATAAACAGATGCTGCCGTTGTTAGTGGGCATGGGATTAACGCAGCTAAGCATGGCGGCGGGAATGATCACGGCCTGTAAGGACGCTCTCACCACTCTGAATACCGCACATTGCCAGGCGCTTCTTGAGTCAGCTATTGCCTGCGAGAGCGGTGAACAGGTTCTGGAACTCGTTGAACAATTCTTGCGTGCGCAGTCGCAAAAACCGGTTCTGGCGCCGGAACTGTTGCTGCTGGATAAAACCGTTAGCAGCAAAGAAGAGGCCATTAAGTTGCTGACGGATAACCTGGAAGTGCAGCAGCGCGTGGTATCTGGGCCGCTGGCAGAAAGGGCGATTTGGGAGCGTGAAGCTGTGTTCTCCACCGCGCTGGGATTCTCCGTGGCTATTCCGCACTGTAAATCACCTCATGTTTTACACAGTAGTATTTCACTCTTGCGGCTGAATACGCCGCTTGCCTGGGGTGAAGATGTTGAAGTGCAACTGGTGATTATGCTGACGGTTAACGAGCAGGAGCAGGATAGCCATATGAAAATATTCTCACGCCTCGCCCGCAAGCTCATGCATAGCGATTTCCGCGAGCAGCTACTGACGCTGTCGGACGCGTCGGCGATTGCCGCTCTGTTGTCCACCGAACTGGCGCTTTAG
- a CDS encoding MFS transporter, translating into MTLTTALPNDAKSIRKPLAVLTCAFFLWGCLTSINSVLIPFFYHYFSLTYRDAMLVNVAFYLAPFVACLPCSALMARLGYRTTLMLAVGFAVMGCLLMALAMWLVAFSLVLVAIFILAIGVAAMQVVANPYVTRLGPEATAAGRLSLASAINSTGTTAAPLLVAGLLVLFPVSLATHQEPIRWLYVVLAGLACGLIGLLSLCRLPDFRQQQMQRLTHSAKALFRESHFVIGLLAIFTYVGVEVAIGTTALSYLSDASLGNLDLQQATSLIAIYWGGSLVGRMLYGAVAHRVNAVSVFRIATLSAGLLVILAIFLGNRWGGFCLLLIGLMNSLMYPVIFSQSVRNLGDKTSLASAFLIMAGIGGAVLPFLQGWMMDAVGLRLSFLLPCAAYGVLMWVGLKMRQPLSVRPQAA; encoded by the coding sequence ATGACTTTAACGACGGCGTTACCGAATGATGCCAAAAGCATTCGCAAACCCCTGGCGGTGCTGACATGCGCCTTTTTCCTGTGGGGCTGCCTGACCAGCATCAACAGCGTGTTGATTCCTTTTTTCTATCACTATTTTTCGCTGACTTACCGGGATGCCATGCTGGTTAATGTCGCATTTTATCTGGCTCCTTTTGTCGCCTGCTTGCCCTGTTCGGCACTGATGGCACGCTTAGGGTACCGGACGACGCTGATGTTGGCGGTAGGGTTTGCGGTCATGGGCTGCCTGTTAATGGCGCTGGCGATGTGGCTGGTTGCGTTTTCGCTGGTGCTGGTGGCGATCTTTATTCTGGCAATTGGCGTTGCGGCGATGCAGGTGGTCGCCAATCCTTATGTCACGCGCCTGGGGCCAGAAGCCACGGCGGCGGGGCGGTTGAGTTTGGCTTCTGCAATAAACTCCACCGGCACCACCGCAGCGCCTTTGTTGGTTGCCGGGCTGCTGGTTCTCTTCCCGGTGAGCCTTGCAACTCATCAGGAGCCGATACGCTGGCTTTATGTGGTGCTTGCAGGTCTGGCGTGCGGGTTGATTGGCTTGTTGTCGCTTTGCCGGTTGCCCGACTTTCGCCAACAGCAGATGCAGCGTTTGACTCATAGCGCGAAAGCGCTGTTTCGTGAATCTCATTTTGTCATCGGGTTGCTGGCGATTTTTACCTATGTCGGCGTGGAAGTGGCGATTGGCACCACGGCACTGAGCTATCTCAGCGATGCTTCGCTGGGCAATTTGGATCTGCAGCAGGCGACCTCGCTGATTGCAATTTACTGGGGCGGTTCACTCGTAGGACGAATGCTCTACGGTGCAGTAGCGCATCGCGTTAACGCGGTAAGTGTATTTCGCATAGCCACCCTCAGCGCGGGGCTATTGGTGATCCTGGCGATTTTTTTGGGTAACCGCTGGGGCGGATTCTGTTTGCTGTTAATTGGCTTGATGAATTCGCTGATGTATCCGGTGATTTTCTCGCAAAGCGTACGTAATTTGGGGGATAAAACCAGCCTGGCTTCTGCTTTTTTGATTATGGCGGGGATTGGCGGGGCGGTGCTGCCCTTCCTGCAAGGGTGGATGATGGATGCGGTTGGTTTACGGCTGAGTTTTTTGCTGCCGTGTGCTGCGTATGGCGTGTTGATGTGGGTTGGCCTGAAAATGCGCCAACCCCTGTCCGTCAGACCGCAGGCGGCGTGA
- a CDS encoding multifunctional CCA addition/repair protein, which produces MKIYLVGGAVRDGVLGIPVKDKDWVVVGATPQEMLDAGYQQVGKDFPVFLHPKSREEYALARTERKSGHGYTGFTCYAAPDVTLEQDLLRRDLTINAIAQDEHGEFIDPYNGRADIEKRLLRHVSPAFNEDPLRVLRVARFAARYAHLNFQIAPETLALMASMAANGELEHLTPERVWKETENALTSRNPHVYFDVLRKCGALAVLFPEIDALFGVPAPEKWHPEIDTGIHVLMTLAIAAQLSPEVDVRFATLCHDLGKGLTPKEFWPRHHGHGPAGVKLVEKLCQRMRVPNEIRDLAKLVAEYHDLIHTLPILQPKTIIKLFDAIDAWRKPQRVEQVALTSEADARGRTGFEASDYPQGRLLRAAWVAAQSVTNKEVIDDGFSGPAIREELTRRRIAAVEAWKKEAGLITPPAV; this is translated from the coding sequence GTGAAGATTTATCTGGTCGGTGGTGCAGTTCGTGATGGCGTGTTGGGAATACCGGTCAAAGATAAAGATTGGGTGGTAGTGGGTGCAACGCCACAAGAGATGCTGGATGCAGGCTATCAGCAGGTGGGGAAAGACTTCCCCGTTTTTCTGCATCCTAAATCGCGTGAAGAGTACGCGTTAGCGCGTACCGAGCGTAAATCAGGCCATGGTTATACAGGTTTTACCTGTTATGCCGCGCCTGATGTCACGCTTGAGCAGGATTTGCTGCGCCGCGATCTGACGATCAACGCCATTGCCCAGGACGAACACGGCGAGTTTATCGACCCTTATAACGGGCGTGCCGATATAGAAAAACGTCTGCTACGCCATGTCTCCCCCGCTTTCAATGAAGACCCGTTACGTGTTTTACGCGTAGCGCGTTTTGCTGCACGTTATGCCCATCTCAATTTCCAGATTGCCCCTGAAACACTAGCGCTGATGGCCTCGATGGCCGCCAACGGTGAACTTGAGCATCTGACGCCCGAGCGCGTCTGGAAAGAGACAGAAAATGCGCTCACCAGCCGAAATCCTCATGTGTATTTCGATGTGCTGCGCAAATGCGGTGCATTAGCCGTGTTATTCCCGGAGATCGACGCGCTATTTGGCGTCCCTGCGCCTGAGAAATGGCACCCGGAAATCGACACCGGTATTCACGTTCTGATGACGCTGGCGATTGCCGCGCAGCTCAGCCCGGAGGTGGATGTACGCTTCGCCACGCTGTGCCACGATTTGGGCAAAGGTTTGACGCCTAAAGAGTTCTGGCCGCGCCATCATGGGCACGGCCCGGCAGGCGTGAAACTTGTTGAGAAGTTATGCCAGCGCATGCGCGTGCCTAACGAAATCCGCGACCTTGCTAAACTGGTGGCTGAATATCACGACCTGATTCATACGCTGCCAATCTTGCAGCCAAAAACCATCATTAAATTATTCGATGCCATTGATGCCTGGCGCAAGCCGCAGCGCGTTGAACAAGTCGCCTTAACCAGCGAAGCTGACGCCCGTGGGCGCACCGGTTTTGAAGCCAGCGATTATCCTCAGGGCAGGCTGCTACGCGCCGCCTGGGTTGCGGCACAAAGCGTGACCAACAAAGAAGTAATTGATGATGGATTTAGCGGCCCGGCGATTCGCGAAGAACTCACGCGCCGCCGGATTGCCGCCGTTGAAGCCTGGAAAAAAGAGGCAGGACTTATCACGCCGCCTGCGGTCTGA
- a CDS encoding TIGR04211 family SH3 domain-containing protein, producing MHKFRLICLTLLSLSVSVVAHADEKRYVSDELNTWVRSGPGDNYRLLGTVNAGEEVTLLQSNEETKYGQVRDSNGRTSWIPLAQLSATPSLRTRVPDLENQVKTLTDKLTNIDTTWNQRTADMQQKVSQSDSVITGLKEENQQLKNQLIVAKKKVDAANVQLDDKQRAIIMQWFMYGGGVAGFGLLLGLLLPHMIPSRKKKDRWMN from the coding sequence ATGCACAAATTCCGCCTAATTTGCCTTACTTTGCTCTCTCTTAGCGTTTCTGTTGTGGCTCATGCCGATGAAAAACGTTATGTATCTGATGAATTGAATACTTGGGTGCGTAGTGGTCCCGGGGATAATTACCGTCTGCTTGGCACTGTGAACGCCGGCGAAGAAGTCACCCTGCTGCAAAGCAATGAAGAAACAAAATATGGCCAGGTGCGGGATAGCAACGGCCGTACCTCATGGATTCCTCTTGCGCAATTGAGCGCCACGCCAAGCCTGCGTACTCGTGTGCCAGATCTTGAAAACCAAGTGAAAACCCTGACCGACAAACTCACCAATATCGACACAACCTGGAATCAGCGCACCGCTGATATGCAGCAGAAAGTGTCGCAAAGCGACAGCGTGATTACCGGTCTGAAAGAAGAAAATCAACAACTTAAAAACCAGTTGATCGTTGCGAAGAAGAAAGTCGACGCCGCGAACGTTCAGCTTGATGACAAACAACGCGCCATTATTATGCAATGGTTTATGTACGGCGGCGGTGTTGCCGGATTCGGCCTGCTGCTTGGCCTGTTGCTGCCACACATGATCCCAAGCCGTAAGAAGAAAGATCGCTGGATGAACTGA
- a CDS encoding CYTH domain-containing protein, protein MTQEIELKFIVNPAELDSLRNTLNALESQHSEPRQLLNIYYETADNQLRRHDMGLRIRGDNGRYEMTMKIAGRVTGGLHQRPEYNVELNGPELDLSLFPQEVWPEGLSPNELQAQLNPLFSTDFAREKWVVTHGKSRIELALDLGEVKAGELAEPLCELELELLEGETADILAFAKQLVAQPGLRQGSLSKAARGYHLAQGNTEREIKPLTVLRVPPKATIEQGLEGSLELALSHWQYHEELWLRGNGKAKAQVLEAVGLVRHALALFGGIIPRKASTQLRELLATYETMLTEELKAPELAFSTQSSAAKLALTEWLVGRQWQKFTDEKANVKLAGSFKRFADTHLSRHAAELKETFQRPLGDSYADQLPRLARETGSIRLLAGVYDDAKTQPWLDNWQGLRHAIVTRQQVEIEHYRNEAISQAPFWLHSGK, encoded by the coding sequence ATGACTCAGGAAATCGAACTCAAATTTATTGTTAATCCAGCTGAACTGGATTCTTTGCGTAACACATTAAACGCGCTGGAAAGCCAGCACAGTGAACCTCGTCAACTGCTCAACATCTATTATGAGACGGCTGATAATCAGTTGCGTCGTCATGATATGGGGCTTCGCATCCGTGGCGATAACGGCCGCTATGAAATGACGATGAAAATTGCAGGGCGTGTGACGGGTGGGTTACACCAGCGCCCGGAATACAATGTGGAATTGAACGGGCCGGAATTGGATTTGTCCCTGTTCCCACAAGAAGTTTGGCCGGAAGGGCTTTCCCCAAATGAGTTGCAGGCGCAGCTTAACCCGCTTTTCAGCACCGATTTTGCGCGCGAGAAATGGGTGGTGACCCACGGCAAAAGCCGTATCGAACTGGCGCTGGATTTAGGCGAAGTCAAAGCGGGCGAGCTGGCTGAACCCCTGTGCGAGCTGGAGCTTGAACTGCTGGAAGGCGAAACGGCCGATATTCTTGCGTTTGCAAAACAACTGGTCGCTCAACCGGGGTTGCGTCAGGGAAGCCTGAGTAAAGCCGCGCGCGGTTACCATCTGGCGCAGGGAAATACGGAACGCGAAATTAAACCGTTAACCGTGCTGCGCGTTCCGCCGAAAGCCACGATTGAACAAGGCCTGGAAGGTTCGCTGGAACTGGCTTTATCCCACTGGCAATACCATGAAGAACTCTGGCTGCGCGGTAACGGCAAGGCGAAAGCTCAGGTTCTGGAAGCGGTTGGCCTGGTGCGCCATGCGCTGGCGCTGTTTGGCGGCATTATTCCGCGTAAGGCAAGCACACAATTACGTGAGCTGCTGGCAACCTATGAAACGATGCTGACCGAAGAGCTGAAAGCGCCTGAGCTGGCGTTCAGCACGCAAAGCAGCGCTGCCAAACTCGCACTTACCGAATGGCTGGTGGGGCGTCAATGGCAGAAATTCACCGACGAAAAAGCCAATGTCAAACTGGCGGGGTCGTTTAAGCGTTTTGCAGACACCCATCTTTCGCGCCATGCCGCAGAACTGAAAGAAACTTTCCAGCGCCCGTTAGGCGATAGCTATGCTGATCAACTCCCGCGTCTGGCGCGTGAAACCGGCTCTATCCGCCTGCTGGCGGGCGTTTATGACGATGCAAAAACGCAACCCTGGCTGGATAACTGGCAAGGGCTGCGCCACGCCATTGTGACGCGTCAACAGGTTGAAATTGAGCATTATCGTAATGAAGCTATTTCGCAGGCACCTTTCTGGCTGCATAGCGGGAAATAA